Proteins encoded together in one Candidatus Methylomirabilota bacterium window:
- the dapF gene encoding diaminopimelate epimerase: MIPFAKGHGLGNDYIVINGTDLPAPLTPRQIEKICDRNWGVGSDGILLRVPAWAGADVGLRIFNPDGSEAEKSGNGLRIFAKYLHDHGHARRPTFTVDTMGGRVECQCHVVNGRVNEVTVEMGRCTFVAPEIPMNGPEREVVKVPLQVGPETLLVTAVSVGNPHCVVFTDALDEKEVRRLGPLIEHHPAFPNRTNVQFAKVASRTAVDIMIWERGAGWTLASGSSSSAVACAAVKNGLCDHGRVTVRMPGGTLHIDVRPDWSIRLQGPVEEVYTGTFSRDLMDALAR, from the coding sequence ATGATCCCGTTCGCAAAGGGCCACGGTCTCGGCAACGACTACATCGTGATCAACGGGACGGATCTCCCGGCGCCCCTCACACCGCGCCAGATCGAGAAGATCTGCGACCGCAACTGGGGCGTGGGGTCGGACGGCATCCTCTTGCGCGTGCCCGCGTGGGCCGGCGCGGACGTCGGCCTCCGGATCTTCAATCCCGACGGGAGCGAGGCGGAGAAGTCCGGCAACGGGCTGCGCATCTTCGCCAAGTACCTCCACGACCACGGGCACGCGCGGCGCCCGACCTTCACGGTGGACACGATGGGCGGCCGGGTGGAATGCCAGTGCCACGTCGTCAACGGACGCGTCAACGAGGTCACGGTGGAGATGGGGCGCTGCACCTTCGTCGCGCCCGAGATCCCGATGAACGGCCCCGAGCGCGAGGTGGTGAAGGTGCCGCTGCAGGTGGGCCCGGAGACCCTCCTCGTGACCGCGGTGTCGGTGGGGAACCCGCACTGCGTCGTCTTCACCGACGCGCTCGACGAGAAGGAGGTCCGGCGGCTCGGCCCCCTCATCGAGCATCACCCCGCGTTCCCGAACCGGACCAACGTGCAGTTCGCCAAGGTGGCGTCGCGCACCGCGGTCGACATCATGATCTGGGAGCGCGGTGCGGGCTGGACCCTCGCCTCCGGGTCCTCGTCGAGCGCGGTGGCCTGCGCGGCGGTCAAGAACGGGCTCTGCGATCACGGGCGGGTGACCGTCCGGATGCCGGGCGGCACGCTGCACATCGACGTGCGGCCCGACTGGTCGATTCGCCTCCAGGGCCCGGTCGAGGAGGTCTACACCGGCACGTTCTCCCGCGATCTCATGGACGCGCTGGCGCGCTAG